The Geobacillus stearothermophilus ATCC 12980 genome contains a region encoding:
- a CDS encoding C39 family peptidase — translation MLAFILFLTFLIVSLCFVLLRRPLNGRMDQLSLGLYMSCFLLLAASLSYYASSAQTGDAIKAFIQNRNSRETNPSPSNQAKEANRSVASSKKQALRTSVLIDAPLLSQLPELPRGCEVTSLAMLLNHAGIRVDKMTLAKQIKKNPTPYQVRNGQVFYGHPNEGFVGDMYTLSKPGYGVYHKPIKQLAERYLPNQIIDLTGQSFENIYTYLAKGTPVWVITNTTFRPLPPSAFREWQTPQGPIKITYREHAVLITGYDEQYIYFNDPLTAVKNQKAPKQDFIDAWVQMGRQAITYHR, via the coding sequence TTGTTAGCGTTTATCCTTTTTTTGACTTTTCTCATCGTTTCCCTTTGTTTTGTTCTCTTGAGAAGACCTCTAAACGGGAGGATGGATCAACTGTCGCTCGGATTGTATATGTCCTGTTTCTTGCTATTGGCCGCCTCATTATCCTATTATGCAAGTTCGGCCCAGACAGGCGATGCCATCAAAGCCTTCATACAGAACAGAAACAGCAGAGAAACCAATCCGTCCCCCAGCAATCAAGCAAAGGAGGCGAATCGATCAGTTGCCTCTTCAAAGAAACAAGCGCTAAGGACATCCGTCCTGATTGACGCCCCCCTTTTGTCTCAGCTTCCGGAACTGCCGAGGGGATGCGAAGTAACCAGCTTGGCCATGCTCTTGAATCATGCCGGCATTCGCGTCGATAAGATGACGTTGGCGAAACAAATCAAGAAAAATCCTACTCCGTATCAAGTGCGAAATGGCCAAGTGTTTTACGGCCACCCAAATGAAGGGTTTGTCGGCGATATGTATACGTTATCGAAGCCTGGATACGGCGTGTACCATAAGCCGATCAAGCAGTTGGCTGAGCGGTACTTGCCTAACCAAATCATCGACTTAACAGGGCAATCGTTTGAGAACATCTATACATACTTGGCCAAAGGCACACCGGTTTGGGTGATCACCAACACCACCTTTCGTCCTCTTCCTCCCTCTGCCTTTCGGGAATGGCAAACCCCGCAAGGCCCGATCAAAATCACGTACCGGGAACACGCGGTGCTCATTACGGGATACGATGAGCAGTACATTTATTTCAATGATCCATTGACCGCTGTCAAAAACCAAAAAGCGCCGAAACAAGACTTTATCGACGCTTGGGTTCAAATGGGACGGCAGGCGATTACCTACCACCGTTAG